The following are from one region of the Pseudodesulfovibrio piezophilus C1TLV30 genome:
- a CDS encoding TlpA family protein disulfide reductase: MNNLKRLSTIFLFSLFLVACSGGSPAEGEPNSKDEGATGGEFQHMGVSELETYLTANQGKPTLMFFWTTWCPSCKQEIPEMEALAKSHGDSVNVIAVSLDEKVEALETFFEKRKIDLPVYIGDEELARQFGIEAIPTLVMFDKSGKQVFAKPGVFPHAMLKSMAEELAGK; the protein is encoded by the coding sequence ATGAATAATTTGAAGCGACTGAGCACCATATTTTTGTTTTCTCTGTTTTTGGTGGCCTGTTCGGGTGGAAGTCCGGCCGAAGGGGAACCGAATTCGAAAGATGAAGGTGCGACAGGTGGTGAGTTTCAGCATATGGGCGTGAGTGAACTTGAAACCTATCTGACGGCCAATCAAGGGAAGCCTACGCTCATGTTTTTTTGGACGACATGGTGTCCATCGTGCAAACAGGAAATCCCTGAAATGGAAGCCCTGGCGAAATCGCACGGCGATTCTGTTAACGTGATTGCCGTTTCATTGGATGAAAAAGTCGAAGCCTTAGAAACATTTTTTGAGAAAAGGAAGATTGACTTGCCGGTCTATATCGGTGACGAGGAGCTTGCGCGTCAGTTTGGGATTGAAGCCATTCCCACATTGGTCATGTTTGACAAGAGCGGTAAGCAGGTCTTTGCCAAGCCTGGTGTTTTCCCCCACGCAATGCTGAAAAGCATGGCCGAAGAGCTTGCCGGGAAATAG
- a CDS encoding N-acetyltransferase, whose protein sequence is MIRKARIEDVKTIHGLLMHREEHEGLVLPRSFSQLYSHLRDFFVVTDNSGAVIGCCALNIIWENLAEIRSLVVLPEHRGKKFGRELVEACLSESVTLGIYRVYTLTEQTGFFAHLGFVKEEMDTLNQKVFADCLNCPRFPDFCNEVAMVMAL, encoded by the coding sequence ATGATCCGTAAAGCCCGTATCGAGGACGTCAAGACGATCCACGGCCTGCTCATGCACCGTGAGGAGCATGAGGGGTTGGTGTTACCCCGGTCCTTTAGCCAGTTGTATTCTCATTTGCGTGATTTTTTTGTGGTGACAGATAACTCTGGAGCAGTGATCGGCTGCTGTGCCTTGAATATTATCTGGGAAAATCTGGCCGAGATTCGTTCTTTGGTGGTTTTACCTGAGCACCGGGGCAAAAAATTCGGCCGGGAACTGGTTGAAGCTTGTCTGAGCGAATCCGTGACTCTCGGAATATACCGGGTATACACGCTCACAGAGCAGACCGGTTTTTTCGCTCATTTGGGATTTGTCAAGGAAGAGATGGATACGCTGAACCAAAAGGTCTTTGCCGACTGTCTTAACTGTCCTCGTTTTCCTGATTTTTGTAACGAAGTTGCCATGGTCATGGCGCTGTGA
- the hpt gene encoding hypoxanthine phosphoribosyltransferase yields MGHRLTPFITAEQIAERVKELGKEITTSYDGKEPLVCICVLKGAFLFFSDIIRKIDRELEVDFVRLASYGTATSRSEDIVFSKDLEIAIEGKDVLVIEDIVDTGHSMDFLLHVLRRRNPKSLKVCSLIDKHERREKKVIVDFAGFKLSDGFIVGYGLDYAERYRELDGIYELSTE; encoded by the coding sequence ATGGGACATAGACTGACACCCTTTATAACAGCAGAGCAGATTGCAGAACGAGTCAAGGAACTGGGTAAGGAAATTACCACCAGCTATGACGGAAAAGAGCCGCTGGTCTGTATCTGTGTGCTCAAGGGAGCATTTCTCTTTTTTTCTGATATTATTCGCAAGATAGATCGGGAGTTGGAAGTCGATTTCGTTCGGCTCGCCAGCTATGGGACAGCGACCTCCCGGAGTGAGGATATTGTTTTTTCCAAAGACCTTGAAATCGCCATAGAAGGCAAAGATGTTCTGGTCATTGAAGATATAGTGGATACCGGGCACTCCATGGATTTCCTTTTGCATGTTCTTCGCAGAAGAAACCCAAAGAGTTTGAAAGTTTGCTCACTTATTGATAAGCATGAGCGCAGGGAGAAAAAGGTTATTGTGGACTTCGCCGGTTTTAAGCTGAGCGATGGGTTTATTGTCGGCTATGGTCTTGACTATGCCGAACGGTACAGAGAGCTGGATGGAATTTACGAATTATCTACTGAATAA
- a CDS encoding DUF3426 domain-containing protein produces the protein MIVTCPNCQTRYNLPDDKVPAGGAKVKCSKCAHVFKAELPAATPEDEVENLLEEESQAPDSGVGDDFDETFDEVASGGGVAQSDDESADEAQAGADDESESGDSAEASPTVDEAPEDAPTETTDPAPSGDDMPDEDMPGMDDLFDDSETAPEPEEGATPTGGLDEATARDVESLFGDDESDLFEDDSESDEDDDLFDEEDGSDADLFADSDSDTEDESDGDQAEDNETDPDEEYEGEVDFGLDEEPQKSNRKSLGCLITLLVVILAVSGILYFKAWTLIGLDLGSYFQNVPYIGKLFMEDGGDAEDVPPGESPAENFRKIQLINVNQYYVANEKTGNLFVVEGKAVNKFSTPKEQIKVEVVLYDGKGNALTSQAFLCGNVLSQFQLQVQTREEIEQGLASEVGILSNNTFIRPGASTPFMAVFFDTPPNVQELIARVVAVGEPE, from the coding sequence ATGATCGTCACCTGCCCGAATTGCCAGACCCGATACAACCTGCCCGACGACAAGGTCCCGGCCGGTGGGGCGAAAGTCAAGTGCTCCAAATGCGCTCACGTCTTCAAGGCGGAGTTGCCTGCGGCCACGCCTGAGGATGAAGTCGAGAATTTGTTGGAGGAAGAGTCTCAGGCACCGGATTCCGGTGTTGGGGATGATTTCGATGAAACGTTCGATGAAGTTGCTTCCGGCGGCGGAGTCGCCCAGTCCGATGACGAATCGGCTGATGAAGCTCAAGCTGGTGCGGACGACGAGAGTGAATCCGGGGACAGCGCTGAGGCTTCGCCAACCGTTGATGAGGCTCCCGAAGATGCACCCACGGAGACAACCGATCCGGCACCGTCCGGCGATGATATGCCGGATGAAGATATGCCCGGCATGGATGATCTCTTCGATGATTCCGAGACTGCCCCGGAGCCGGAAGAGGGGGCAACCCCTACTGGTGGTCTGGATGAGGCAACTGCCCGCGATGTCGAATCCCTATTTGGCGATGATGAAAGTGATCTTTTCGAGGATGATTCGGAAAGTGACGAAGATGATGATCTTTTTGATGAAGAGGATGGATCGGATGCGGATCTCTTTGCCGATTCTGATTCCGACACTGAAGATGAGTCTGATGGTGATCAAGCTGAGGACAACGAAACAGACCCTGATGAAGAATATGAGGGGGAAGTGGATTTCGGGCTTGATGAAGAGCCGCAAAAGAGCAATCGAAAATCGCTTGGGTGCTTGATAACGCTGTTGGTCGTTATTCTCGCTGTGAGCGGTATTCTCTATTTCAAAGCCTGGACGCTCATTGGCCTGGATCTTGGATCGTATTTCCAGAATGTGCCGTATATTGGTAAATTATTTATGGAAGATGGCGGAGATGCAGAGGATGTCCCTCCGGGAGAATCCCCGGCCGAAAATTTCCGCAAGATTCAGCTGATCAATGTGAACCAATACTATGTGGCCAATGAAAAAACCGGGAACTTGTTCGTAGTGGAAGGCAAGGCTGTGAACAAATTCTCGACGCCAAAGGAACAGATCAAGGTCGAGGTCGTTCTGTACGATGGGAAGGGAAATGCCCTGACTTCCCAGGCGTTCCTTTGTGGTAATGTGCTTTCGCAATTTCAGTTGCAGGTTCAGACGCGTGAGGAAATCGAGCAAGGGTTGGCGAGTGAGGTTGGCATTCTCTCCAACAACACGTTCATCCGGCCGGGAGCCTCAACACCGTTCATGGCCGTTTTCTTCGACACACCACCCAATGTTCAGGAGCTGATTGCTCGTGTCGTCGCTGTAGGCGAGCCAGAATAA
- a CDS encoding AtpZ/AtpI family protein: MFFSQDDRMVKIVQVGGTASTMGLHIVSATIVGLALGYFLDDYFGTKPWLLMIFFFLGVVAGFKMMIEDFRKLQRRQEEQQRGSLKQDGENGAGDNQSKG, from the coding sequence ATGTTCTTTTCTCAAGACGATCGTATGGTCAAGATTGTACAGGTAGGTGGAACCGCCAGTACGATGGGACTCCACATAGTGTCAGCTACTATCGTTGGGCTGGCTCTGGGGTATTTTCTGGATGACTATTTTGGAACCAAACCCTGGCTTCTCATGATTTTTTTCTTTCTGGGGGTTGTTGCCGGTTTCAAGATGATGATTGAGGATTTCCGGAAATTACAGCGACGGCAGGAAGAGCAACAGCGTGGTTCATTGAAACAGGATGGAGAAAATGGTGCTGGAGACAATCAATCAAAAGGTTGA
- a CDS encoding ATP synthase subunit I: MVLETINQKVEPFLVKGGFKRPETRVVVRNQIYVSLGTSLVIVLVTLFSRWSLAYAAGAILALVNFWALARIAQVLVHDRKNGPFALFVIFIVKMTLSGLALYWLIGVERVPHWGLISGLGTVPLNVAVTGLSQLGNTKG; this comes from the coding sequence ATGGTGCTGGAGACAATCAATCAAAAGGTTGAACCATTCCTTGTCAAAGGTGGTTTTAAACGGCCTGAGACGCGTGTTGTCGTCCGCAACCAGATTTACGTGTCGCTGGGGACCTCTCTCGTGATCGTGCTGGTAACATTGTTTTCTCGGTGGTCTCTTGCTTACGCGGCCGGAGCGATACTCGCTCTTGTCAATTTCTGGGCACTGGCCCGCATAGCCCAGGTATTGGTGCACGACCGCAAGAACGGACCATTCGCCCTGTTTGTTATATTCATAGTGAAGATGACTCTGAGCGGGTTGGCCCTGTATTGGTTGATCGGAGTCGAACGAGTTCCTCACTGGGGATTGATTTCAGGTCTTGGGACCGTGCCACTGAATGTGGCCGTGACCGGGTTGAGTCAGTTGGGGAACACAAAGGGATAG
- the atpB gene encoding F0F1 ATP synthase subunit A: MGFAGGLPHPLLYADMIKSIGHWGEHVEHALGVQSINHVLYMWLAMGILFTLGLIVRGRLQLVPGGLQNLFETIIGGLEDFTVANLGQEGRQFMPLLCTIFLFVLTMNYIGLVPGCDAPTANINTPAAMAIIVFLFYNFVGIKKWGGGYIKHFMGPVLFLSPLMLILEPISHIARPLSLTLRLFGNIRGEEIVLILMFLLAPVLGSLPMYFLFILAKTIQAFIFFMLTMLYLQGSIEHAH; encoded by the coding sequence ATGGGTTTCGCAGGCGGACTTCCGCACCCTCTTCTGTACGCTGACATGATCAAATCCATTGGTCATTGGGGCGAGCACGTTGAACACGCGCTTGGCGTTCAGTCCATCAACCATGTTTTGTACATGTGGTTGGCAATGGGCATTCTTTTTACTCTCGGATTGATTGTCCGCGGTCGCCTTCAATTGGTTCCCGGCGGCCTGCAAAATCTTTTCGAGACCATCATCGGTGGGCTGGAAGACTTTACTGTTGCCAATCTGGGGCAGGAAGGTCGTCAGTTTATGCCGCTTCTGTGTACGATCTTTCTTTTTGTTCTGACTATGAACTACATCGGTTTGGTTCCCGGATGCGATGCTCCTACGGCGAACATCAACACTCCGGCAGCCATGGCTATCATTGTTTTCTTGTTCTACAATTTCGTGGGTATCAAGAAATGGGGTGGCGGTTACATCAAGCACTTCATGGGACCGGTTCTCTTTCTGTCCCCGCTCATGTTGATACTTGAGCCTATTTCGCACATCGCACGTCCGTTGAGCCTGACACTGCGTCTGTTTGGTAATATCCGTGGTGAGGAAATCGTCCTTATCCTGATGTTCCTTCTGGCTCCGGTGCTTGGCTCTCTGCCCATGTACTTCCTGTTCATCCTTGCCAAGACCATCCAGGCATTTATTTTCTTCATGCTGACGATGCTCTATCTGCAAGGCTCCATTGAGCACGCTCATTAG
- a CDS encoding ATP synthase F0 subunit C — translation MKIAKILLTTLAMVLVASVAFAAEAGGEVMAAKAYATAIGMGIAAGLCGIGQGMGVKGACEGIARNPEAAGQLSTTLILGLAFIESLAIYALVVNLILLFVV, via the coding sequence ATGAAAATCGCAAAAATTCTTCTGACTACTTTGGCCATGGTTCTGGTTGCATCTGTTGCTTTCGCTGCCGAGGCTGGCGGTGAAGTTATGGCTGCCAAAGCATACGCTACTGCCATTGGCATGGGTATCGCTGCCGGTCTCTGCGGTATCGGTCAGGGCATGGGTGTCAAAGGTGCTTGTGAAGGTATCGCTCGTAACCCCGAAGCTGCTGGTCAGCTGTCCACCACTCTGATTCTTGGCCTGGCATTCATCGAGTCCCTCGCCATTTACGCTTTGGTTGTCAACCTGATCCTGCTCTTCGTCGTCTAG